One region of Hydrogenobaculum sp. Y04AAS1 genomic DNA includes:
- a CDS encoding TonB family protein has protein sequence MKTKKPKKNKPIEITLVQKGVPNKAIVPPAIPMPPFPTRKPSKPHRVSKPSIKPSTRNHVNRPSTQKYEALPSRILNSLPKSSYKPYIESESKSTASSPVPSSKPNTKTSLPSTPIAKEGQKHYNAKANLNLNIKQFVKKEESVYQYLSWLIRYLNKQARERDLYPKEAKKLGIKGEVVVRVTINKNGTIDMSSLRVVQSSGYKILDESAPKIIYELSPFRKPPKKITINLPVYFLINGYY, from the coding sequence ATGAAAACCAAAAAACCAAAGAAAAATAAGCCAATAGAGATAACACTAGTACAAAAAGGTGTACCAAACAAAGCTATAGTCCCGCCTGCTATACCAATGCCGCCATTCCCCACACGTAAACCCTCAAAGCCTCATCGCGTTTCAAAACCATCAATAAAACCATCAACTCGTAACCATGTTAATAGACCCTCTACTCAAAAGTACGAAGCGCTTCCTTCTCGTATTTTAAACTCTTTGCCAAAAAGTAGCTACAAACCCTATATTGAATCTGAATCAAAGTCAACAGCTTCTTCACCAGTACCATCTTCCAAACCAAACACAAAGACATCTTTACCTTCTACTCCCATAGCAAAAGAAGGACAAAAACACTACAATGCAAAGGCGAATCTAAATTTAAACATAAAACAATTTGTAAAGAAAGAAGAAAGCGTTTATCAATATCTTAGCTGGCTTATTAGGTATCTTAATAAACAGGCTAGAGAAAGAGATTTGTATCCTAAAGAAGCTAAAAAACTTGGTATAAAGGGTGAGGTGGTGGTACGGGTTACTATAAACAAAAATGGGACAATAGATATGTCTTCTTTAAGAGTTGTGCAATCAAGCGGTTACAAGATTTTGGACGAAAGTGCACCAAAAATTATATACGAACTTTCTCCTTTTAGAAAACCGCCAAAGAAGATAACAATTAAT